The genomic stretch CGCGTTGCGCCGGGAGGTTCCCGACTTCGTCACCAATCGGGCCGCTATCGAGCGCTGGCGTACACGGGTCGCCGCGCTCGCCGCGGATCGCGCTACGGTCCCATCGCGGTAGCCTGCCGGAGGAGGTCACGACCAGCGATCACGCGCCGACAGGTCCAGACTGCCCGTTCCGCCGTCACCCTGGGGCGATGGTTGCCCCGGCCCCCCATCGGTTCGTCCTTGAGGAGGAGAGGTTGTCCATGCGAGTGTCCCGCGCGCGTTTCCTGTCCCTGGCTGGCTCTGCCCTTGCTGCCGCCGCTGTTGCCCCGTCGGTCCTGTCGAAGACCGCGTTCGCGGCCCCGGCCCTGGTCACGCTGCCCGCGCCCGAGAAGGCCAACCTGACGCTGGCCCACTCGACCTACGAGCCGACGCAGCTGGCGTACGCCGTGGCAAAGGAGGCCGGCTTCTTCACCAAGTACGGCTTGAACGTCGATCTGGTGTTTGCCGAGGGCGATGCCAAGACCGTGCAGGCGCTGGTGTCGAGCGGCTCCGACTTCGGCGCGATGGGCGTCGGCCCGGTCGTCTCGTCCCTGACCACCGACCTGCCGCTCATCTCGCTGACCATGACCGCCACCCGGCTGACCGACTCGATCGTCGTCGGCCCGGACATCAAGAGCGCTGCCGACCTCAAGGGCAAGTCGGTCGCCATCAGCGCCATCGGCGGCACGTCGCACGGCGCGGCGCTGATCGGCCTGCAGAACGCCGGCCTGACCGGCGATGACGTGATCCTTTCGG from Chloroflexota bacterium encodes the following:
- a CDS encoding ABC transporter substrate-binding protein, producing the protein MRVSRARFLSLAGSALAAAAVAPSVLSKTAFAAPALVTLPAPEKANLTLAHSTYEPTQLAYAVAKEAGFFTKYGLNVDLVFAEGDAKTVQALVSSGSDFGAMGVGPVVSSLTTDLPLISLTMTATRLTDSIVVGPDIKSAADLKGKSVAISAIGGTSHGAALIGLQNAGLTGDDVILSAVGGQSARIAALRAGSVHGAVVDSVLDDEMKAQGLNILSHTADSALEYGRNGMNTRREFFEANPNTCLAMTAALLEGQNLIFSDPAKATEIFMAWARLDNADSASRQVTAFTTYGARTLRSTPGAWELTRTVLSSVQPELLDVDVSKAYTTVPLDKLQELGLNAELGI